Proteins encoded by one window of Nitrospirota bacterium:
- a CDS encoding sensor domain-containing diguanylate cyclase, producing MDNPSFIKLLEDIVKGSRIPDSFTGLSAEEEILAIRIHGELEKAKAYKNYSGIYLQALSGTEKFYDMSIRALSALIKVGKIEEEVKDVYTLCKKTLEIFAQELEFENCSIMLKDTDNEHLILMAGRGRGDKYISKNWKKGRRIKIGEGVAGKVAETGEYIFISDVQNDPRFKQFNMSVEITSLLSIPLKSDEKILGVINFSHPLLEAFDENKINLMVILSNFVSQMIMLAMLHNKIAHWNDDLRKQIEDKTSELTEKNRKLEKLAVQDPLTGLYNRRFFFTRLEEEFSRSARYNEHFSLLLIDLDNLKPVNDTYGHLAGDKVIRSFAKSLKGIGRKGDVIARIGGDEFGYILLETDQKGAHDFAERIHESFAKVNHGPVKPTPTVSIGIAHSITKKFKKHQEVFKAADDDLYKSKKKKKIK from the coding sequence ATGGATAACCCGTCCTTTATAAAATTACTGGAAGACATAGTGAAGGGGTCGCGCATCCCGGATTCCTTTACCGGCCTTTCCGCTGAAGAGGAAATACTTGCAATAAGGATCCATGGAGAGCTTGAGAAGGCAAAGGCCTATAAAAATTACTCCGGGATATATCTTCAGGCGTTAAGCGGCACGGAAAAATTTTATGACATGTCCATAAGGGCGCTTTCAGCCCTGATCAAGGTCGGCAAGATCGAAGAGGAAGTAAAGGACGTTTATACGTTATGCAAAAAAACACTTGAGATATTCGCCCAGGAGCTTGAATTTGAAAACTGCTCGATCATGCTGAAAGACACCGACAACGAACACCTGATATTAATGGCGGGCAGGGGAAGGGGCGACAAGTATATCTCGAAGAACTGGAAAAAAGGCAGAAGGATAAAAATAGGCGAAGGTGTTGCCGGCAAGGTCGCGGAGACGGGAGAATATATTTTTATATCTGATGTTCAGAATGATCCCCGTTTCAAACAATTCAACATGAGCGTTGAGATAACATCTTTATTGTCCATACCCCTGAAGAGCGATGAAAAAATATTGGGCGTGATTAACTTCAGCCACCCGCTGCTGGAGGCCTTCGACGAAAACAAGATCAACCTTATGGTCATCCTTTCCAATTTCGTTTCTCAGATGATAATGCTTGCAATGCTTCATAACAAGATAGCCCACTGGAATGATGACCTGAGAAAACAGATAGAAGACAAAACATCCGAGCTGACGGAAAAGAACAGGAAGCTCGAAAAATTAGCGGTCCAGGACCCGCTTACCGGCCTGTACAACAGGCGGTTTTTCTTCACAAGGCTTGAAGAGGAATTCTCAAGGTCCGCGAGGTATAACGAACATTTTTCCCTGCTCCTGATAGACCTCGATAATCTGAAGCCTGTCAACGATACCTACGGGCATCTGGCCGGTGACAAGGTCATCAGATCGTTTGCAAAATCCTTAAAGGGCATAGGGAGAAAAGGCGACGTTATCGCGCGCATCGGCGGCGATGAATTCGGATACATCCTGCTTGAGACCGATCAAAAAGGCGCGCACGATTTTGCGGAGCGCATACATGAAAGTTTCGCCAAAGTAAATCACGGTCCTGTGAAACCGACACCCACCGTCAGCATCGGCATCGCCCACTCCATCACAAAAAAATTCAAAAAACATCAGGAAGTCTTTAAAGCCGCAGATGATGACCTGTACAAATCGAAGAAGAAAAAGAAGATAAAGTAA
- a CDS encoding dephospho-CoA kinase, protein MPTIGLTGNFGMGKSTVLQLFKKHGAYTFDIDKFVHDILKKQETIKKIARALGEEVLIKKSSGISLNKQRVAKIIFADPEKRKAIEKIIHPQVLKTVKETESKISKKNPSALIVFEVPLLFEAGYEKHFDKTVVVYCRRDLAISRLTRKGFSEDEALKRLRAQMAISRKRKFADFLVNNNGNVCDAEKQVERIYEQLTL, encoded by the coding sequence ATGCCGACCATTGGACTCACTGGAAATTTCGGAATGGGGAAGAGCACTGTACTGCAGTTGTTCAAGAAACATGGGGCATACACTTTCGACATTGATAAATTCGTCCATGACATCCTGAAAAAACAGGAGACGATAAAAAAGATCGCCCGCGCCCTTGGTGAAGAAGTCCTGATAAAAAAGTCTTCCGGTATTTCATTGAACAAGCAGCGTGTGGCAAAGATCATCTTTGCGGACCCTGAGAAACGGAAGGCAATAGAAAAAATAATTCACCCGCAGGTCCTGAAGACCGTGAAAGAGACAGAGTCAAAGATATCGAAGAAAAATCCTTCCGCGTTAATCGTCTTTGAAGTCCCCCTCCTGTTTGAGGCCGGCTATGAAAAACACTTTGATAAAACCGTTGTCGTTTACTGCAGAAGAGATCTGGCCATAAGCAGGCTGACCCGCAAAGGGTTTTCAGAAGACGAGGCGCTCAAAAGGCTCCGCGCCCAGATGGCAATCAGCAGAAAAAGAAAATTCGCGGACTTCCTTGTAAATAATAACGGGAACGTGTGTGATGCGGAGAAACAGGTAGAGCGGATTTATGAGCAACTTACTCTATAG
- a CDS encoding APC family permease: MSLKNILIGQPIETIREKHERLTKTTGLAVFSSDAMSSVAYATEEILFALVLAGTAMLHYSMPVAVGISALIAIVAMSYFQTIHAYPNGGGAYIVAKDNLGTYPGLVAGASLLIDYVLTVTVSVSAGIAAITSAFPALQNHKIALCIFAIALVMIGNLRGVRESGKIFSLPAYIFIGSLFILIGMGMSKYFGMPHPPAPEFREASANILPVFLILRAFASGCAALTGIEAVANGVQAFKPPESRNAGVTLIWMALILGSLFMGITFLADHYGIMPNENETVLSQVARAVFSKGIIYYVIQFSTSLILILAANTSFADFPRLSSIMASDRYMPRQLSSRGDKLVFSNGILILGFFSIILIVIFRGDTHALIPLYAVGVFTAFTLSQAGMVRHWIKFKGKGWIKNVIINGLGTFTTAVVLVIIASTKFMHGAWIVIIAIPGLVFLTHKIHQHYISVAEQLSLEGVGAVKEYTHHSVVIPVSGVQKAVLNAIKYAKALSDDVVAVYICLDTAEMERVQLKWKIYGMGVPLVVLHSPYRSVIEPLMDYIDGIRERYKDGIITVILPEFVPQKWWHHLLHNQTALLLKGIILFKKGVVSTSVPLHLKG; encoded by the coding sequence ATGTCTCTCAAAAACATTCTCATCGGACAGCCGATCGAGACCATCAGGGAAAAGCACGAGCGCCTGACAAAGACGACCGGGCTGGCGGTATTTTCATCAGACGCCATGTCGTCCGTGGCTTATGCGACAGAAGAAATACTCTTTGCCCTCGTACTTGCCGGGACCGCGATGCTTCATTATTCGATGCCTGTCGCAGTTGGAATCTCAGCGCTTATCGCAATAGTCGCCATGTCATATTTCCAAACGATCCATGCTTATCCAAACGGCGGCGGCGCGTATATAGTTGCCAAAGACAACCTCGGCACATATCCCGGTCTTGTCGCAGGCGCTTCTTTGCTTATCGATTATGTGCTGACCGTCACAGTCAGCGTTTCAGCGGGTATCGCGGCGATAACATCAGCCTTCCCGGCGCTCCAGAATCATAAAATCGCATTATGCATTTTTGCCATCGCCCTCGTAATGATCGGCAACCTGCGCGGGGTCAGGGAATCAGGAAAGATATTTTCCCTTCCTGCATATATTTTTATAGGTTCGCTGTTTATTCTGATAGGGATGGGCATGTCGAAGTATTTCGGTATGCCTCATCCGCCTGCGCCTGAATTCAGAGAAGCGTCTGCAAATATATTGCCGGTCTTTCTTATCCTGAGGGCGTTTGCTTCAGGCTGCGCTGCGCTTACCGGCATAGAGGCTGTGGCAAACGGCGTTCAGGCGTTTAAGCCGCCGGAGTCAAGGAATGCCGGTGTCACTCTTATCTGGATGGCCTTGATACTCGGCTCGCTTTTCATGGGAATAACTTTTCTTGCGGACCACTACGGAATAATGCCGAATGAGAACGAGACCGTGCTGTCACAGGTGGCGAGGGCGGTGTTCTCGAAGGGCATAATTTATTATGTAATACAGTTTTCAACGTCTTTAATACTTATCCTTGCAGCCAACACTTCATTCGCGGATTTCCCAAGGCTTTCATCCATCATGGCATCCGACCGTTACATGCCGAGACAGTTAAGCAGCAGGGGAGACAAGTTAGTCTTCTCAAACGGAATACTCATCCTCGGGTTCTTTTCTATCATTCTTATCGTGATCTTCAGAGGCGATACACACGCTCTTATACCGCTTTATGCCGTCGGGGTTTTTACGGCATTTACCCTTTCACAGGCCGGGATGGTCAGGCACTGGATCAAGTTCAAAGGTAAGGGATGGATTAAGAACGTCATAATAAATGGCCTGGGCACGTTTACAACTGCAGTCGTCCTTGTTATCATTGCTTCAACAAAATTCATGCATGGGGCATGGATCGTGATAATCGCGATACCCGGTCTCGTTTTTTTGACACATAAAATACATCAGCATTATATTTCCGTTGCCGAACAGCTTTCTCTTGAAGGCGTTGGCGCAGTAAAGGAATACACCCACCATTCGGTTGTGATCCCCGTGTCGGGAGTTCAGAAGGCAGTGCTGAATGCGATTAAATATGCCAAGGCGCTGTCAGATGATGTGGTCGCGGTTTATATTTGCCTTGATACCGCGGAGATGGAGAGAGTGCAGCTTAAATGGAAGATTTACGGCATGGGAGTCCCGCTTGTGGTCCTGCACTCACCATACCGTTCTGTGATTGAGCCTCTGATGGATTACATAGACGGGATTCGTGAACGATATAAAGACGGCATCATTACCGTCATACTGCCGGAGTTTGTGCCGCAGAAGTGGTGGCATCACCTCCTCCATAACCAGACAGCGCTTCTGCTGAAAGGCATTATTCTCTTTAAGAAAGGAGTGGTGTCTACGAGCGTGCCTCTACACCTGAAGGGGTGA